Part of the Lolium rigidum isolate FL_2022 chromosome 6, APGP_CSIRO_Lrig_0.1, whole genome shotgun sequence genome, tgaatccacatttcaaagtgtcaaaaaattctaaactaaatttttacatgtacatctagatattttatattggtacacaagttttcaaaaaaaactaaaaataattgtggctcctgtaaaaaagacaagttttgatgctataacacgattaCGTACATGAtatatttttgtcttttttgcacacgccatataaaatgttgtttctccacgaaaatttgtgcactaacatagaatgtcaagatgtacaccaacaaatttatatcagaattttttaacaattttaaaattgttttttaattattttatataatgagagcatttgctcctatgagccaaattgccacctcccAACTAAGACTAGTACTGTAAAGCTGAAATAGATCTCACCAAagaaccaaacaatcaagatgccACCTGTATATTCAAGGTTGTCTGAGCCTATTCAAGGGCCACAAAAAGGAAAGCTGTTATGAGAATAAAAGCTGTTAGAAACTAGCACTAAGAAAAAAGTAGATCGAAGAACAAGTACAAACAGGTGCATATTCGAGATAATTCAAGCGCACAGGGTCTGCAACAACACCTTCACCAAACATATCGTGTCATCTACATCGCTTACATCCAGATGGCCTAACCCATGTTGAAGATGAATAATACTAGATATTAAAGAACGATAAAACTGTTACAAAATTCCCAATTCATGAAATCAAGCTACCACTCTTAGTCTATGTACCAAAACTTCATCGTCCCAAATACATATACATCATCGAAACAGGAAAGGTGTTTGCTTTACATTGTAAATTGTATGCTCTACCAAagaaccaaacaatcaagatgccACCTGTGTAATCAAGGTTGTCCGAGCCCATTCAAGTGCCACAAAAAGGGAAGCTGTTATGAGAGAAAAGCTGCTATAAACTAGCACTAAGAAAAACTAGATCCAAGAACAAgtacacttttttttttcttttttgcatacTCGAGATAATTCAATCGTACCAAGTCTGCTAGAACAACTTCACCCAACATAGCCAGATGGCTTAACCCGTGTTGAAGGTGAATATACTGAATATTATGGAATGATAAAACTGTTACAAAATTGCCAAATCATAAAATCAAACTACCACTTCTACGTACCAAAATTTTATCGTCAgagatactccctccatttttaaTTATTCTGGGATTTTTCAAAGTCAGACATTATGAAGTTTGACTAAAAATATATGGAGAAATATGAACAACCATAATACCAAAAGCATACAGTATAAAATATAGGTTATGGAGAATTTAATGGTATAATTTTACATTGTGAATGTTGATATTTTTCCTAACTATTTAGTCAAACTTTGCCTAGTTTGACTTTGACTTAACCCAGAATGCGAAGTAAtcgtgaacagagggagtacatataCAACATCGAAACAAGAAAGATATTTGCTTAGCCCAGAATGTGAAGTAATCGTGAACAGTGTGAGCTATTTGCTGTATAGTTAAGCACGAGGACGCAATAAACGGACTGGTACTGCTTGTTTACCTCTCTTGATTGACAATGTTTCGATTATCAGACTAGCTCAACTTATAACCAGAGAAAACATGGGGCTTGAGATATGCAAAAGCTCCAACTAAGACTAGTACTGTAAAGCTGAAATAGATCTCACCAAAGAACCAAGTTGAAATAGATCTCACCAAagaaccaaacaatcaagatgccACCTGTATATTCAAGGTTGTCTAagcctattcaagagccacaaaaaGGAAAGTTGTTATGAGATAATGAGAAGAAAAGCTGATAGAAACCAGCACTAGGAAAACCAGATCGAAGAACAAGTACAAACAGGTGCATACTGAGATAATTTATGCCCACCAAGGCCTGCAAAGACACCTTCACCAAACATAGTGTCATCTATATCACTTACAGCTATATGACTTAACCCATGTTCAAGGTGAAAAATACCGATTATTACAGAATGATAGAAGTGTTACAAAATTCCCAATTCATAAAATCAAACTACCACTCTTCATCTTTGTACCAAAACTTCATCGCCCCAAATACATATACAACATCGAAATAGGAAAGGTGTTGAAAGGTGTTTGCTTTCCCTTGTAAATTGTTCTGTCCAAGAACAAATTATTCCTGTATGTTTGCGCAGATATACAACCTCTATTTTTTCTGACATCTTAGATCTACACTAAATTCTAAGGTTCCTACCGTGTGAATAATTGTGGAACCTGATTGTTCAAACATACTTAACTTACCTATTTGCCGATCACAATCACGACCAAGTTTCAATGTTAAATTTACCGGCCCTTTCCAGTTTCCCGAGCCATCCTGAAGCAGCCTCACCGCCCTTTTGGCGGAGAACTTCTTCTAGTGCAGCTGTAACATCAGCAGGCATTTTGGTAGAAGACCCTGCAACATATATTGAAGCCCCAGAGCATAGTAGGTTCCACACTCTTACACTCTGCTCCTTAATCTTATGTTGTACATAGACCTTTTGAGACTGATCCCTAGAAAAAGCCACGAAGAAACCACCACCCTCTTCCGGGGACAACACTCCCTTGTCCTGGGTATGCTTTAACCATAAGTCCTTGTATAGGAAATCGTTGTCTTCATTTCtacaaccaaagaagaacagaacAGGAGCTGTTGGTTCTCTAACACTCTGTGCCGCCctttcctccacaaatgctcgaaAAGGGGCGCATCCTGTTCCTGGTCCAATGAGCACAAGAGGAACCGATGGATGCGGTGGAGGCAGGGATCCTTTGTGTATCCAACATGGTATAAGCTTTTCTGCATGTAAGCACAGTGACACTTAGAGAGGGTTGATGCTTTTTTTTGTGTGAGGTGGAGGGGTTGACGGGGTGCACAGTGATGTCCAGGAAAAGAACAGACAGATAACAATAGAAAAGTTTCCAGCTGTAATTAAGAAAAGCAATTCATACCTTCATTTGGACTAAGCCCCGCCAGCCATGTGGAACAGAGACCATGCCTTGCCCTCTTGAAAGGAGTAAGCCACGATACAACACTAACAGTCAAGTGTATCTGATTTGGATGTGCTAATGGGGATGAAGATATGGAAAAGGCTCGTTTCTTTAATGGAGGAGTTAGCTGCACCAACCATTCAAAAGGCATGTGCACCGAGGGAAAATCCTCCAATACCTAAAAGCAGCACAAAACCATATATCAGTGTTCAACCATGAAAATAATTTCAAAGAAAATGGTCTATTGCCATAAAATTTTCACATGCTAACTTCTGCATTGCAAGAGCGTCACAATGAAAATCTTCAGTAACTAAACTTACTTCTAAAACAGTCCGACTCTCCTTTTGATTGTACTTGTAAAGGTCTTCCCTTCCTTCAGGAGAAGCAAAATACTGAAGCCTTTCCTTTTCATGTTCAGCTGTTGCAAAGTAGCTCATGACCTACAAAGGAACAGTGAAGTTGTATGAACATCAAGATGAGTTACATATACATCAGGATATCACAACCAACGATAAGATATCAAAACAAGAAAGAGGTGTATGAGATGAAGCATTCAGGGTAATTGCTCTTGCCTCAAAGAAATACCGTCGAGGGGAAGCTGATGTAACATCCATCGTCAAAGCAACAAAGGTCTTCAACTTCATGCGATCCATCATGCCATTCACAAGTGAACATTTGGAAACTTCGTCCCCACCCTTTGCTCGAATCTGGGCAAACAAAGAATAGCCTCCTTTTTAGTTAGCGGAATAATAGCAACAGATTAACTAGTTGAGAAGATATAAGAAGGCATAACTACCTCTAGCTTTCTCCAGTTTTATGGAAAAATTCGCATTCCAAAAAGACAAAAATGATCTATTGTCTAAACATGATAGATGTAGCTACAAGCTATGACTCGTCAAGGCAGTTGTACTTAATTTTGCAACAAACAACGTGTACAGACAGACAGCTACTAATGTGGACCGGGAACTAAGGGAACATTTGGTTCCTCAGCACGGCCAACAATAGCCTCGCTGGGCAAGCCTATGCATTTGGTAGGAAGCAGATAACCAACTATGCCAAGCAAATTAGCCAGCATGGGCTAGAAAATCCTTGCCCCACCAGGATAGCAAATTTGGCTCTCCTCCGATGACATGAAATGGAAAAAAAGTAGCGTTTGACTGCAGCCTTGTTAATGAACAGAGTAACTGCTTCTACTACCTGTTGGCAACACTAGCCTTAGCTAATAAACAAAACGGGTAGCCTTGCCTAGGTAGACCATAGTTAAAACGAGCCCGCGTAGCCTAGCCTAGCTAAGCTAGGCGAGCTAATGATCCAAACACGCCCTAAAAAAATGATTACTTTGCCTCCGTGACGGAGAAAAATGCAAAAGGTACAAGTGACAGAATCAAAGAGGTAAAACAAAATAGAGCCACATACCATTATGTAACAATCTGGATCCAAGTTACAGCGTTCAATGAAAGCATTAACAGCAGATGGATCCTGACTTGGTAGAATTTCTAAAGCGTCCCCAACTTGATAACTGATTGCCTAACAtgacaaaaaataaaaatcattCAATCTGTTTCATTTGTTAAGAAGATGACAGCGAGCTAACATCATCATATGGAACAAGAACAAAGAACGCACAGAAGATGGATTCTCCAATTCAAAGTGGCGCACATCTTTCTCGGAATCCTCCTTAGTCAAACGCTGATTTGTTACCTAAAGAGGTTAGCAGCATCATCACCGGCATGAACTAAGCAAATAAAGATGCATTGATTAGATAACACCAATCTATTAGTCATAATTCATAAAACAGGAGGAGCATCCCAATAATGAACCATTACTATCCCTGGTCTGTTGTTTACTACGCTATTACAACCCAGCTATTATTCATTTAGTTCATTAAGGTAAACTTTCTTAGAGCATGGTAAATATCTTGTCATGTCTACTGAATCTACTGACAAAAGCAGCATCACATTCATGACATAGAACTGCAAGTTGAGGTCGGTCATGGATAGTTAGGGGCAAGCTTCTCACAACATCAACTAGTATTATAGAGATTGCCTTGCAATTAGAGCTTGCATATTGTGGACACTTGCCAGATGCCCACTGAAAAGAAGAAGTATAAAAGGAGCTAAATCCAATATAAGGTGCCTCACGTTCATCTGCAAATCCAGTCATATGCATAGTGCTAATGAAGTGTAAGGTCGGTTGAAAATAGCCAATTAAATTATAGGTCACAAAGTCTACTTTATAAAATAATTTCAAACCCATAGGAACATACCATCTTTAACATGTATTGTGGCTCTCCATCATTATGGAACTTCAGGGCAGGGGACATTGTACGTGCTCTCCCAATTAATTTCTTGGAGTCTGGTCAGTATAAGAGAGATATAATCTTTAGAAGAGACTACACAACAGCATACAGGTTACCGCTAACATTGATTAACACCGCACCTGAAACAGTGGAATCTTGAGGAGCGTCATCGGAAGAGTAATATACGACTTcgatctttgaatctcccaaattAATCAGACTAGGATTAATGATATCAGATATTCTTGGTAAAAGTGACGGATTTTCTTGATTCAGTGATGTCCACAAAGACAGCAGCCAAGGATCTAGAGCTCCTTCGTATCTGGTATACAACAACAACAGAATCACTTAGTAATTTTAAGGAATTGTTTTCCAACACGAAGAAAACATGATGCTAAAATTTTGATCaccaaaaaaatgtttaaattagaCTTCTCCAAAACATGGAAGTGATATAGCAGCAATAGCAGATAAAATGCGAGATATTTAACACCATACCCTGAAAAGTGTTGATCATTTCCCAGGCCTAACTTTATGATCCGGTCTGCACCAAGTTGCGAAAGCCTTTTATCGATCTTCTTTGCAGCAAACTGCAGTGTGTACAACAACAGTGAAGAGGGAAACAGAAATAAGATGGCAGTACAATTTTCAAAAGTAGCAGTCCTGATCTGTGAGCAACAAAGGGAAACCTACTACTATTCAGAACATGCGGCATGCAGCTAAGTAGAAATGAGAAAATGAGAAATGGGCATGGTTGAGCATTTAGCAAAATGCATTTTTATGACATGTAAGCATCATGTGATGTTTTTCATAACCACATATTCTTCTTTTCTAACCTATTAACCTTAAGCAAAGTACTGATTGTTCTATCAATAATAAATTCCCCAAACATAGTGAAACTACAAATAATGTGAACAAATCATGTATTAAGGCACTGCAGGGCGCAATAGCAAGCTAAAAACATCCTAGTAAGATTACTAACATTGTACTTCTGGTAACCTGAATCACCAAGCCCAAATACGGCATAACGGACCCCTTCCAGCCACCGGGCACCAAGTTCCTTCTTAAGAAGGTATCTCCAAAACCCCTGCTCGGGCGAAACCAACAGTAAAATCTCAATTAGCAAAGCAGAGTCGAGATATACTTGCAACAAAAAAGTATGTTAGTATCACTACCTTCATGGAATCCGGGGGATCGCCCTGGCCCGTGGTGGACACGACGAACACCACGGACCTTTCGGCCGGCAAGCAACTCTGCAcaagaagaaaagaaagtttcaTATGACCTCAGATGGAAGGGTTGCGGTGTGGATTTTCTAGGGTTAGGGGCTTACGGGGTCGAAGGTGTCCATGGAGAGGACGTCGACGGCCGGGCAGCCACCGCGCTCGGCCTCGCGGCCTACACGTTCGGCGGCGTCCATGGCGTTGCCGGTCTGCGACGCGTAGAGCACGAGGAGGCGGCCGGCCGCCGGAAGCGGCGGCGGGAGCGATGGTGTGGGCGACATTAGAACGCGAGAGCTCCCGGCCGCTGCCGAGTCGAAAAGGAATGTCGCGGCGCCGCCACTGCTGATGGAAGAGGGCGAGATGCCCAGTCGCTGCCGAGGGGAgaagggccgcgccgccgccgccgtcgcaggaGTCCTCTGGATGGAAGGAACAAGAGACGGTTCAGTGGTTTGGACCCGACtttttttttttattcttttcaGGTGGAGGTTTcaaggcttttttttttttttttgacaatcaataccacatatctatacctaataataaagggagaagtgttTCCGTGGTTTCGTCCGTCGCTTTGCGCTTTCGTTCAACTTGGATTTACGTTTTCGTCTGTCGTCGATCCCTTACAAGAAAACATGACTCATACACGAGTAGATGAATCGTACACGGGTTGGACATCGATTCATATATCATATACACGGCTAATAAAAGAAGTGCTCCTCCACGTCTCTAGCCAGATAGGCAACGTCAAGGCACTCGACCGCAGCGCCCTCGTGTCGCACCGCTTCCACGCGCTCAGCCCGCTCGTCGACTCCGTAGTCGATTGTGTCATACCTGACTAGCCGCGCCAATCGTCGGGCGCCTCGCCGCGGTCCCCCGCGCGGGGTCGGGGCGCTCGCTCATATGGATGTCGATCTCTCTCTCCTAAGCACCACGTACGTCCATGCTCTAAGCCGGCGGCCAGAAGAGAGGCATCTGCTGCTCTAGCAGCCGCAGACATGGTTCTGACCGCCACAATGGCATGCACCACCAGCGCGAGGCACAACATTAGTCGGGAAAGGTGACCCTGCCAGAGCAATTCTGAACATTGATGTAGATCGATTCTGGTAGCACTAATGTGTGTTATGCCCGTATCCTATTGTTCTCCGCTCGCCGTACGTCCCGAAGCCACAACTTCTGCCGCCGCCGTCTTCTCGGAAGGAGATGAGCAGAAGCCCAGGATAACGGACCTCTACATCACTATGCCACAGCTTTAGGACGGCCGCCGCCTTTTCCAAAGGAGAAGAGCAAGAAGCTCAGACGGAATGGCCTCCTGAGCGACGCGGGCGATTTCCCTGACGACGAGTTTCTTCTTTGCCGGCCTGGGTGTGGTTACTGGGGCAGCCGGGCAGGGCGGGTTCCTGCTTTATAGGTGCTCGCTACTTGTTGCCTGCAGCCTGCAGGGTGGGGCGATTTTCGATTCAGACATGCAAGGAGCGATGCACACAGTCACGGAAATTTGAGAGATTCTCCTAACAAATGTAGGAGGAGGATGAGTATGAGGAGTTTCCGAAGGAAACGCTTATGTTGTTCACAGCAACGTGAGCTCTCTCCCTTTTTATTTGTAGATGTACTAGATTGCTGAATTTATCATGTGAGATCCGGTTATTTCCTGGATTGCTAAAATTGCCCACGTGAACTATAGCAGTTTTGATCGTTAATTACTAAATTGTCCACGTGAGTTCTCACTGTTATGGTTAGCAGATTGCTAACATCCTTTTCTAGCTCGTCTGCCTTAATTCCGCAACGCACCTAACATGCTTTTTTTTGCGAGGAAACGCCGATGATATTAAAGAAAGCAAATTATAGAAAGATTCACCAAAGATAGAAATTACAGTCAAGACACTCTGCAACTCGATGTCGCCGGCGAAGAGCAGGACTTGCCGATGGCGCACCGCTGCTGCTTCTCCACTAGAACCCTGCATCAGAAGAAGACCCcctgcggacgggaagtcgtcgaACCTCGAACTCCGAAGAGCCTCCATCCTGCTCCATCGAAAACATCGACTCGCTCCACCACCAGCATCTCCAACAACTTTGACCGGATCCGCCGCCTCAAGATCCGGGAGGGGGACAGACACACACGGCGGCCCCGAAGGACCACCAGCGTGAGGAAGGGAGTGCTCTGCCGTGCCGCTCCACCGAGCACCACCGCCGAAGATGACGAGCACCACCTGCAAAAACCAAACCAGACGCGCCTCCATCTCCACAACGCCTCCGGCGAGGTTCCCAATAGCTCCTACACTATGTACACCAGGATtcgagttttccccagcctcccgCGGCCGGCAGAGGCAGGGAAACCGGCGAATCGCCGTCGGCGAGGTGGATCTGacatgtgcgtgtgtgtgtgtgtggggggggggggggcagaaaAACATCTTCTACTGTCGCGCAAGAGGGTGAGATTCCAAGGTCTACCTATACCTTCTTTTAGTTGCAAAAGCTTGGattgaagagaagatccaagAACCCTAAATCCTGCAGGAACCTGGATCAACTATACAAATTTGATCCAGGTTGCAGTGCTACACCGTAAATGAAATTGATTTGGTTTTGTGTTGTATATATAATATGAGGAGTATGAGATTATAACGATTGTAAAGTCTTTTGCCGCTGAATTTGAATGAAGCGCTTGGCTTTGGACTTCAGGTTGGGCTTTCTGGATTTAGGTTTTTCTGTGGGACGAGTGAAGGACACCGGTTTCCCGAGGCAGGTGGCCAGCACACGGGGAAATTTGAGAAAGGGAAGAGGAGGGTGTGGTATCTTAAGAAGGAATGCAGATGGAGCCGTGTGTTGGTGGAGGGCGGGAAGGCATGTTGCATAGGTACAAAGGGTAGCATGCCGTAAAAACAGAATTGTTAGTCCGTAGCAAccgcacgggcaattttcctagtatatatttatagtaacaaatagtacatagtagagatacacgagctgactccaacgattacaaaatgaagtctaaaagatactaacaaatcttcaagatcttcaaattctttcttcttccagaacacaatcttgtactcttctgaaggcagccaaagatagataacaaaccatagacctgtaaataccgacgaaggttctcccataattttaatttaagcCGCAAtaccaaggctgcgtgcacgcgcgcaaccattaaacCAGTCATTCAACATCggtaagagtaccaacaccagtatgttaaggaataacaaccgactagccttgtcgatgatgatggagagccgagagtacgaatcaccattgttggggacgtagcagccgggataaAAACTACGAGGATAATTTTTctcgtggcaacaacgacaaaagatccaaaatcgatctggcgaagcaagatctgaaggcccatacctagaggattgtaatctttcaacaccaccattgacgtcgggaaggaggtctcgtcgtcgaacgaaagctcgaagatcacttattgtagacgatgccatctccattgaggggaaaccaacaagaagatgactaccaaaatcctaacataatcaacTGAAAATACTACTTTTATtggaaactccacgcatagatcgggttccccactcctcccgacgccggcgaagccgaccggaggagcaggaaccgatctatggaggaggctgaagtggagttggctagggtttggagagGCGGCGGCTGTCTTTTTCCCCGTATTGGAGGTTTCAAGGCTTGGTTGGACGCAGTGCGTGCAAAACCGCATAGCGGTTTGATCTGGGTCTGGCTAACATGTCTGGGTCCAGCGGCTCGACGCCTGGGCCCAACGGGTTCGTGGCAGCTCACAAATAAGCCTTCAGTCTCTTTTTTAAGCACGAATAAGCCTTCGGCCATTTTTCAGTGTTTGTTCTCATTTGTACAACTACATGCTctacagttcaaaaaaaaaactatgctcTAAGTCTCTAACAAGTGCAAACAAAAGACCGATCTTTTCAGCGGAAATACTGAATGGAACCAGGGAACGGGCCAGGATGAAAGTGTAGCGAGTGCAGCGAATCCAAGAGCAACACCTCTCAGAGTATATGTGTATTTGCTAGCAGGTATATTAGGTATGTGGTGTGTATTTCTCTCCTCACCGACGTGATATTGATTGGCACTAAATCCTTTGCCCTGCATAGCTTCTTACCATCTCTTCCTCCTCTCATTTCTATTCTAAAAGGTTGCAAGCCTACCCGGCCAACCAGGGTGCTTCAAGGGGCAAAAGAATCTGGCTCGTCCAATCCCGTAGCAATAGTAACTTTGCAAACCCGCTTTTCACCATGGCCGTCGGATGCGGTAATTTTTCTTCCACTTCTTGGTTGTCTGAATAGGTCGATGACGGATGGGCCCTTGCGTGCGTGGGGTCAGCGAGCAGAGGTAGCGAGGGTGCTCGTTCAGGTCGCCTTTCTTCCCCTGTTTTTCTAGATCGGCCCCGTGGTGAAAAAGATCCCCCAGTTCTAGTTCTCTCTGGTGTGTGGTGGCGACGACGGCGTGCaggaggaagagggaggcggaGCTGCGCCGGCCTCTCCAAGTGAAGAATAGGAGGCTGGGGCGCATCGTGGAGGTGGCGGTCGGTCCGGCTTTAGATGCGAGGCGCATGAGCGGCGATGCATCGCGGGTCAAGGGCGCGGTGGTGGGCTGGCAGCGGCGACCTGGCACGATGGAGCCCAAAAGGAGTACTTCGCGGGGGCGAGCTAGGTGGAGGTGCAGCTTCCGTCGCCGCGGGAGAGACGCCGAGGCCTGACGGCGTCAATGGTGGGCATCGACCtcaacaccgtggaggaggacgaGAAGGAAGGCGGTCCGGTGGCCTGGAGATGTGGCTCACGTGCGCCAGCCCCGTGGGGCCGCTGCCTCGCAAGGGCAACGCTaagtcctccaccactcctcttgTATGCTctgctggggcggcggcggctggacgaGCGCCCTGCTCTCTGCCATAGCCGGCCTCCTCCCTGAGCCGTGAGCCTGGTTATCCCCCCCTCTTCTCGCTCCGTGCTACACTTTCTCTCAGATCCTGGATAAATTTCTCCTATTTTGTGCCTACATCATCTAGGATTTTCTCCCCTACTGATCTGTATTGATGCCACTGTTTGCAGATTCAGTGTGCTAAGGTTTGAAACTGGGTTGATTTTTGTGGAGAAGATTGTGGTGAGATTGAGATTGGTACCCCCTTTTGTCCATGATGAACAACAGGTGATTTTGCTGCGTGtgcttccaacatgtatgcatgtcGAGCTGGtacctctctctctccccaagTGAGCTTTTGTCTTGTTGTGCGCCTGTGTGGTTCATAAAAATATGGGGTTTCTATTCCTTTTCTTGGCTCAATTTGTATTTGCCAATTTGTATGGCACTATGGCATCAACAGAGGTTCTGGTGGCCTTGACCTTGTCCCCAAAGGTGATTTAGATTCCTTCTGCTGTTTGGCTGGCTCTAACTCCCTGGATTGACTTAATATATTTTTGTAATCAAGTTGTAACCTCTCATCCATTATTCATATTGAGAATACATGTTGATTGAGTAGCTGCACAAACTGACTAATCTAATGGCTGTTTTTTTGTAGGTTGA contains:
- the LOC124665266 gene encoding NADPH-dependent diflavin oxidoreductase 1 isoform X2, producing the protein MDSFDPSCLPAERSVVFVVSTTGQGDPPDSMKGFWRYLLKKELGARWLEGVRYAVFGLGDSGYQKYNFAAKKIDKRLSQLGADRIIKLGLGNDQHFSGYEGALDPWLLSLWTSLNQENPSLLPRISDIINPSLINLGDSKIEVVYYSSDDAPQDSTVSDSKKLIGRARTMSPALKFHNDGEPQYMLKMVTNQRLTKEDSEKDVRHFELENPSSAISYQVGDALEILPSQDPSAVNAFIERCNLDPDCYIMIRAKGGDEVSKCSLVNGMMDRMKLKTFVALTMDVTSASPRRYFFEVMSYFATAEHEKERLQYFASPEGREDLYKYNQKESRTVLEVLEDFPSVHMPFEWLVQLTPPLKKRAFSISSSPLAHPNQIHLTVSVVSWLTPFKRARHGLCSTWLAGLSPNEEKLIPCWIHKGSLPPPHPSVPLVLIGPGTGCAPFRAFVEERAAQSVREPTAPVLFFFGCRNEDNDFLYKDLWLKHTQDKGVLSPEEGGGFFVAFSRDQSQKVYVQHKIKEQSVRVWNLLCSGASIYVAGSSTKMPADVTAALEEVLRQKGGEAASGWLGKLERAGKFNIETWS
- the LOC124665266 gene encoding NADPH-dependent diflavin oxidoreductase 1 isoform X1 — protein: MSPTPSLPPPLPAAGRLLVLYASQTGNAMDAAERVGREAERGGCPAVDVLSMDTFDPSCLPAERSVVFVVSTTGQGDPPDSMKGFWRYLLKKELGARWLEGVRYAVFGLGDSGYQKYNFAAKKIDKRLSQLGADRIIKLGLGNDQHFSGYEGALDPWLLSLWTSLNQENPSLLPRISDIINPSLINLGDSKIEVVYYSSDDAPQDSTVSDSKKLIGRARTMSPALKFHNDGEPQYMLKMVTNQRLTKEDSEKDVRHFELENPSSAISYQVGDALEILPSQDPSAVNAFIERCNLDPDCYIMIRAKGGDEVSKCSLVNGMMDRMKLKTFVALTMDVTSASPRRYFFEVMSYFATAEHEKERLQYFASPEGREDLYKYNQKESRTVLEVLEDFPSVHMPFEWLVQLTPPLKKRAFSISSSPLAHPNQIHLTVSVVSWLTPFKRARHGLCSTWLAGLSPNEEKLIPCWIHKGSLPPPHPSVPLVLIGPGTGCAPFRAFVEERAAQSVREPTAPVLFFFGCRNEDNDFLYKDLWLKHTQDKGVLSPEEGGGFFVAFSRDQSQKVYVQHKIKEQSVRVWNLLCSGASIYVAGSSTKMPADVTAALEEVLRQKGGEAASGWLGKLERAGKFNIETWS